The DNA sequence CCCCTGATGCACCGTGCCTCACCGCGGATCCTGCGAATATAAAAAACAGCCCCGGTTCACTCGGATGAGCGAACCGGGGGCAGTGGGCCCACCAGGATTCGAACCTGGGACCAAGGGATTATGAGTCCCCTGCTCTAACCGCTGAGCTATGGGCCCGAACGACGGATTTGCGCTCGGAATATGATGTTCACCGCATCCCCGGTCAACGCTTTGGCCCGGGAATGGACAGGGCGGCGCCGGGTCGATTCCCCCGCGCCGCCCTTGTTCCCTCCCCTATCCCCTGTCCCCTATCTCCCGATGTAGTAGCTCGCCTTGATCACGAACACGTTGTCGGGGTGCTCGCGGAAGATCGCGCCGGCGTCGCGGCGCAGGGCGAAGTCGCCGAAGCCTTCGCTGGCGCTGCGCTGCTGCTGCCACACGAAGAAGAGCGTGCTCCCCGGCCGGTACTCCCACCGCAGCACCGCGCTGCCGCGGAGCGAGCGAAAGTTGAAGTCCGGGTTGCCGAAGGTGAACGGCGCCGTCGACGGATCGCCGTCCGCGTCCAGCACGTACACGCTGTCGCTCCCCGCCGCGTCGTGCAGCACCGAGATCCGGTCGCCGAACGGCGTCTTGGCCAGGCCGCGCGGCGCGGTGAACTCCTTGAAGTCGTGGTACTCGCCCGAGCTCACGAACGGCTGCGCAAACATCTCCAGGCTGAGCGTGGGGGTGAAGGTCACGTTCAGCCGCGTGTCCATCGAGAACGTCTGCTGCGAGAGCCCCGCGAACACCGCGCGCCGCCCGAAGAACGCCACCGCCGAGGGATCGCTGAACGCGGTCACGTACTGCGCCGCGATCTCGGCCCGCGACCAGGCGGGCGCCACCGAGAGCTGGATGTTGCTGGCGGGACGGTAGCGCACGGAGAAGTTGGCGCCCTCGTCGTGCCCGCCGTCGCCGCGGGTGCCGCGGAACACGTCGAAGCCGAACACCGTCCGCTTGCGCCCGTCGGTGCCGATGTTCCAGTCGAAGTAGCGCTGGTCCGCCCGCCGCACCGTGGCGCCGCCGCGCGTCAGCCGCTCGTCGTACACCTCGGGGCGGTACTGCGCGTAGAACCCCATCCCCCAGTAGTTGGGCAGCGTCATCGAGCCGGAGAGGTGGACCTGCGCGTCGTTCACGTCGCCGCCGAAGGTCTGCTGCCGCTGCCCGCCCACCGTCACCCACAGCTCGCGGAAGATGCGGTTCGGCTTGGTCCAGTAGCCGTTCAGGTTGGCCAGCGTCCAGATGTAGTCGGCCCGGGTGAGGAACGCCATGTCGTTCACCTCGAAGCCGGGGCTGCGGTAGTTCGCCTGCGCCTCCCAGCGGATCGTCCCCGCCTCCTTGGCCATGCGCAGGTAGCCGCCGTAGCCGCGCAGCGCGGTGGCGGAAGGATCATAGGCGTTGGAGAAGAAGCCGTTCGACCCCTGGTCGCGGTCGGGGCGCTGAAAGTAGCGCGCGGACGAGCGCTGCAGGCGCAGGATGGCCAGCGAGTCGCCCTGCACGTTGCTCAGGGCGAAGTTGCCCTGCAGCCGGTAGGTGTGGCGGCGGAAGTAGGCGTTCCAGTCCACCCCCACCGCCTCGGCGTGCGAGGGAAGCTGCTGGCGCAGCGAGTCGTACCCGAAGCTGCGGGTGACCGAGGTGGCGATGGCGCCGAAGCTCAGGTTGCCGCCGTTCAGCGTCTGCCGCACGCGGCCCACGAAGTAGTTGGTGAGCGGCTCCACCTCGCGCTCCAGCGTCTGCCCCTCGGTGTCCACCAGCCGCGCGTGGCCGGCGCCGGTCACCGCCTCGAACGCGCCGAACTCCAGCCCGCCGCGGAAGCGGCCGGTGAGCTTGGCCGCGCCCAGGATGCCGGTGTTCTGCGGCCGGTCCACGAAGCGCGTGTCCATCGGCAGCGCCCCCTGCGGCGCCCGGCCGATGCGGCGCGAGTAGAACAGCGACAGGCTGCTCACGTTGCTGCAGGTGAAGCAGCTGAACGATCCGAATCCGAGCAGGCCGCTGCCTTCGACGAAGAAGGGGCGCTTCTCGGCGAACGAGGTCTCGAAGGCGGAAAGGTTCACCACCGCGGGGTCCACCTCCACCTGGCCGAAGTCGGGGTTGATGGTGGCCGACAGGGTGAGGTTGGAGCCCAGCAGCGCCTTGATGTCGGCGCCCACGCGCACGTCGTAGGCGCTGGCGTCCTGGAAGGGGCTTCCCGGCTGGCTGGGGCGCACGTACGAGGCGCGCGCCACGGTGTAGGGCATGATCTCCCACCCGCCCGGCTTGCGGGTGATGCGCAGGTCGGTGAGATGGCCGAAGCGCGACGGGCCGCCGGGCTCGTTCTGGCTCACGAACGACCACTGGCTCAGCTCGTTGCGACGCTCCACGAAGCGCTTGATCTGCAATCCCCAGGTCTGCACCGAGTCGCGGGTGAACTTCAGCTGCGACCAGGGGATGCGGAACTCCGCCGTCCACCCGGCCGAGTCGATCTTCGTGGCGCCCTCCCAGATGGGGTCCCACGCGGGGTCGGCGCTGGGCGAGGCCTGGCCGGCGTCCCACTTCACCCCGCTGGGGTTGAGCTGGATGATGGTGATGCCGGAGTGGTCGTGGTAGGTGTCGAAGTCCAGCTCCAGCCAGTCGCCGCCGCCTTCCTGGTCGCGCCGGGTGAGGCTGGTGCGCACCCCGGCCGCCCCCAGCGAGTCGTGCATCCGCGCGCCGATGTACAGCGCGTCGTCGTCGTAGGCGAAGCGCACCTCGGTGTTCTGCGACGCCGGCCGCCCCTCGTCGGGCCGCTGCTGGCGGAAGCCGGTGGCCGCGGGGGCGCTCGCCCAGACGCCCTCGTCCAGCACGCCGTCCACCTGCACCGGCGAGGTGCGCGGCACGGCGTGCACGGTGGGCGCGCCGGCATGCGACCCGTGCTCGGGCGGTGCCGCGGGCCCGGCCTGCGCGGCGAGCGTGGCGGCGGACGCCAGGGAGAGCGCGAGCCCGAATGCCGTCGAGGCGAGGGGGCGGAGGTTCATCGGGAGGACTTGGTGGGAGGACGGCGCGGTGCTGCGAACGTCCGGTTGGACGGCGCGAACGGCGGGAAGGTTTGCAGAGAGATCGGGATAGGACGAAATGGGAGGAAGATGGTGCTGATATGAGTGCTGAGTGCTGAGTGCTGAGTGCTGAGTGCTGAGTGCTGAGTGCTGAGTGCTGAGTGCTCGACGATGTCACTCCTGAGAATATATCTGACCAGGAATAGTCGCGGCGGCCCGTGCGCTTGCCCTGGCCGCCGCGTTCACCGACCTCCGCAGTTCCGTACTTTCGTACTTCCCGTACTCTCGTACTTCGGTCTACTTCGTCCCGAACAGCCGGTCCCCCGCGTCGCCCAGGCCGGGGAGGATGTAGCCGACGTCGTTCAGCTCGCGGTCCAGCGCGGCGGCGTAGACGTGCACGTCGGGATGGTCCTCCAGCATGCGCTGCACGCCCTCGGGGGCGGCCACCATGCACAGCATCCGCACGCGCTTGGCGCCCTGCCGCTTCAGCGAGGTGACCGCGGCGGAGGCGCTGCCGCCCGTGGCCAGCATGGGGTCGAGCACCAGGAAGTCGCGGGACTCGGCGTCCGCGGGGATCTTGAAGTAGTAGTCCACCGGCTGCAGCGTGTCGTGGTCGCGGTACAGGCCGATGTGCCCCACGCGCACGCCGGGCATCAGCCGCACCACGCCATCCACCATCCCCAGCCCCGCGCGGAGGATGGGGACCACGGTGAGCTTCTTCCCCGCCACCTGCCGCGCGGTCATCCGCTCCAGCGGCGTCTCCACCTCGACCTCGGCCAGCGGCAGGTCCTTGGTCACCTCGTACGCCATCAGCATGGCGATCTCGTCGACCAGCTCCTTGAACTTCTTCTTCGACGTCTCCTTGTCGCGCAGGAAGGAGAGCTTGTGCTGGATCAGCGGATGATCGACGACGGTGAGGTTCGGAAAGGTCGGGCTCACGGGCTCCTCCGGACGGATGGGCTGCACGGGCGGGCGTGAAGCTACCGTCTTTCGCGCGGAGGACAAGTGCGCGGGGATAACGGGAGTGCGGGAGTGCGGGAGTGCGGGAGTGCGATGGGATTGGTGAGCCGCGCGTTATCCGTGCTGATCCGGGCGTGGTGCGCGCCGCCGGGCCCTCTCCCCGCGCCTGAGAGCGCTCGCCCTCTCCCGTTCCGGGCGAGGGGGGCTGCCCGGCACGGGCGCACCCTGCAGCCTCTGGTCACGCCAATGCTTCCCCGTGCCGGTGATGCTTGAAAGCTACCTCTCCCGGTACGGGAGAGGTGGACGGCCTCGGCCGGCCGGAGAGGGCGCGATGCCCCGGCAACGCGCAGACGTCAGTCCCACACCCTCCCCGACGCACTCACGCACTCACGCACTTCTGCACTTCCGTTCACCGGCCGATCCAGTAGCTCGCCTTGATGACGATCACGTTGTCGGGACGCTCCCGGAAGATCTCGCCCAGTTCGCGGTCGAGCCCGGGATCGGACCGGAGCGCGGAACTGCTCCGCTCCTGCTGCCACACCACGAACAGCGTGCTGCCCGGGCGGAATTCCCAGCGGATCACCGCATTCCCGCGCAGCGAGCGCACGTCGAAGTCCGGGTTGTCGAACTCGAAGTCCGGGGTGGCGGCGTTCCGGTCCGGGTCCAGGCGGTAGCGCGACGGCCGCCCGCTCTCGTCGCGCGCGGCCACGCGAAGCTGCAGCGAATCGAACTCCGCGCGCTCGCCGCTGCGGGGGCGCACGTACTCCTGGAAGCGCCCGAATCTTCCGCTGGAAACGAACGGCTCGGCGAAGAGCTCCAGCGTCAGCTGCGGGGTGAACGTCCAGCTCACCCGCGTGACCATCGACACGGTCGTCTGGAGCATGTCGCCGAACACCGCGCGGCGGCCGAAGAACGCGGTGGCGGAGGGATCAACGAACGCCTGCACGTACTGGCCGCGGTCGTGAAGCCGCGTGTACGCCGGGCCGGCGGAGAGCTGGACGTTCGCCGCCGGCTTCACGCGCACCGAGGCGTTGAGGGTCGTGATCGTGCTCCCGTCCCCGAAGTCCTGGTACGATGGGCTCACGCTCGCCACCACGGCGCGCCGTCCGTCGGTGCCGAGCCTGGGGCCCACGTACCAGCTGGACGCGCGGCGGACCACGGCCCCGCCCCGGGTCATCCGGTCGTCGTACACCGCGGGGCGGTAGCGGGCGTAGAGGCTGGCGGTCCAGTAGTTCGGCAGCTGGCCGGCGAAGGACTGGTGGAACTGCAGGTCGGTCCGGTCGCCGTCGTAGTTGAACTGCTGCTGCGCCCCCGCGATCCAGGTGAGGCTCCGGTACCACGCGCCCGGCGTGGTCCACAGCCGCATCACGTTCGCGTTCATCCACACGTAGTCGGCACGCTGCAGGAACGCCAGGTCGTTCACCTCGAACCCGGGGCTGCGGAAGTTGACCATCGCGTCCCAGCGCCAGGGGCCCTGGTCGCGGCTCGCGCGCAGGTATCCGCCGTAGCCGCGCAGCCGCCCCGCCGAGGTGTCGTACCGGTTCGAGAAGACCGCGTTGCCGCCGCCCTCGCGGTCCGGGCGCTGGAAGTAGCGCGCACTCGAGCGCTGCAGCCGCGCGACGGCGAGCGAGTCGCCGGCCACGCTGGAGAGCACGAAGGTGCCGATCAGCCGGTACGTCTGGTCGCGCGTGGCCACCGACCAGTCGGCCCCGACGGCCTCGGCGTGACCGGGGAGCGCCTCCCGCAGCGCGCTGTCGCCGGCCTCGAAGCGGCGGACCACGGAGGTGCCCATCACCCCCCAGGTGGCCAGGCCCCCGCGCGTGGTCCGCCGCACCCGCCCCACCAGGTAGTTGCCGAGCGGCTCCACGGGCACCCGGGTCGCGGGGCCCACGTCCGGGTCCTCCACGCGCGCCACCTCGCGGCGGGTGACGGCGTCCAGGAAGCCGATCTGCCAGCCGGCGGCGGTGCGGCCGGTGAGCTTGGCCGCGCCCAGCAGCCGGGTGTCGCGCGGCACGTCGCGGTAGACGTACCGCTCCGGCACCTCCCCCTGCGGCGCGCGGCCGATCCGCCGCGAGTAGAACAGGTTCATCCCCGCCGCATTGCTGCAGCTGTAGCACTCGAAGCCGCCGAAGAACAGGATCCCGCTCCCTTCCACGAAAAACGGGCGCTTCTCCTCGAAATAGCTCTCGAAGGCCGACAGGTTCACCACGGCCGGGTCCTGCTCCACCTCGCCGAAGTCGGGGTTCAGGGTGGCCGACAGCGTCAGGCTGCTTCCCAGCAGCATCCGCAGGTCGGCGCCGATCCGGGCCTGGTAGCGGCTCCCGTCCTGGAAGGGGCTCCCGGGCTGCGTGGGGGCCGCGTAGCTGGCGCGGGTGAGCGCGTACGGCATGATCTCCACCCCGCCCGGGCGGCTCCGCACCCGGACGCCCTCCAGGTGGCCGAAGCGCTGCGGCCCGCCCGTCTCCTGGCGCCCCCAGAACGACCACATGCTCAGCTCGTCCAGGCGCTCCACGTAGCGCCACGCCTGCATCCCCCAGGTCTGCAAGCTGTCGCGCGGAAAGCGCAGCTGGCTCCAGGGGATGCGCGCCTCCGCCGTCCACCCCAGCGAGTCCACCCGCGCGGCATACTCCCACACCGGGTCCCACGAGGGGTCCGCCCCCGGCGACGCCTGCCCCGCGTCGCCCTTCACCCCCGACGGGTTCAGGGTGAAGACGGTCCGGCCGGCGTGGTCGTGGAACGTGTCGAACACGAGCTGCAGGTAGTCGCCCTCGGTGATCTGGTCGCGGCGCGCCAGGCGGGTCCGCACCCCCGCGGCGCCCAGCGAATCGTGCATCCGCGCGCCGATGTAGAGCGCCTCGTCGTCGTACAGGAAGCGCAGCTCGGTGCGCTGCGTGGCGGGCAGTCCCTCGGCGGGCCGGAACTGCCGGAAGCCGGTGGCGGGCACCGCGGCGCTCCACGCCGCGTCCCCCAGGGCTCCGTCCAGCGCGATGGGACCGGTGCGTGCGGCGGCGACCGCCCGCGGCGCGCCGGAGTGGGCCGCCGTCTGCGCCAGGGCGGGACGGACGAGCGTCAGGAGAAGTACGGCGACCACCGCACCGGTGCCGCGGCCGGCGGAGGCGCGCGGCGGCGCCGCGGGAGTGCTGGATGACATCATCTTCATCATACGAAGAATTTCGTAGATACGGACGCGGAGATGCCCGACGGCGCGCGTGCCGCCCGGGCATCTCTCCGG is a window from the Longimicrobium sp. genome containing:
- a CDS encoding DUF5916 domain-containing protein, encoding MNLRPLASTAFGLALSLASAATLAAQAGPAAPPEHGSHAGAPTVHAVPRTSPVQVDGVLDEGVWASAPAATGFRQQRPDEGRPASQNTEVRFAYDDDALYIGARMHDSLGAAGVRTSLTRRDQEGGGDWLELDFDTYHDHSGITIIQLNPSGVKWDAGQASPSADPAWDPIWEGATKIDSAGWTAEFRIPWSQLKFTRDSVQTWGLQIKRFVERRNELSQWSFVSQNEPGGPSRFGHLTDLRITRKPGGWEIMPYTVARASYVRPSQPGSPFQDASAYDVRVGADIKALLGSNLTLSATINPDFGQVEVDPAVVNLSAFETSFAEKRPFFVEGSGLLGFGSFSCFTCSNVSSLSLFYSRRIGRAPQGALPMDTRFVDRPQNTGILGAAKLTGRFRGGLEFGAFEAVTGAGHARLVDTEGQTLEREVEPLTNYFVGRVRQTLNGGNLSFGAIATSVTRSFGYDSLRQQLPSHAEAVGVDWNAYFRRHTYRLQGNFALSNVQGDSLAILRLQRSSARYFQRPDRDQGSNGFFSNAYDPSATALRGYGGYLRMAKEAGTIRWEAQANYRSPGFEVNDMAFLTRADYIWTLANLNGYWTKPNRIFRELWVTVGGQRQQTFGGDVNDAQVHLSGSMTLPNYWGMGFYAQYRPEVYDERLTRGGATVRRADQRYFDWNIGTDGRKRTVFGFDVFRGTRGDGGHDEGANFSVRYRPASNIQLSVAPAWSRAEIAAQYVTAFSDPSAVAFFGRRAVFAGLSQQTFSMDTRLNVTFTPTLSLEMFAQPFVSSGEYHDFKEFTAPRGLAKTPFGDRISVLHDAAGSDSVYVLDADGDPSTAPFTFGNPDFNFRSLRGSAVLRWEYRPGSTLFFVWQQQRSASEGFGDFALRRDAGAIFREHPDNVFVIKASYYIGR
- the upp gene encoding uracil phosphoribosyltransferase, with protein sequence MSPTFPNLTVVDHPLIQHKLSFLRDKETSKKKFKELVDEIAMLMAYEVTKDLPLAEVEVETPLERMTARQVAGKKLTVVPILRAGLGMVDGVVRLMPGVRVGHIGLYRDHDTLQPVDYYFKIPADAESRDFLVLDPMLATGGSASAAVTSLKRQGAKRVRMLCMVAAPEGVQRMLEDHPDVHVYAAALDRELNDVGYILPGLGDAGDRLFGTK
- a CDS encoding DUF5916 domain-containing protein — translated: MMKMMSSSTPAAPPRASAGRGTGAVVAVLLLTLVRPALAQTAAHSGAPRAVAAARTGPIALDGALGDAAWSAAVPATGFRQFRPAEGLPATQRTELRFLYDDEALYIGARMHDSLGAAGVRTRLARRDQITEGDYLQLVFDTFHDHAGRTVFTLNPSGVKGDAGQASPGADPSWDPVWEYAARVDSLGWTAEARIPWSQLRFPRDSLQTWGMQAWRYVERLDELSMWSFWGRQETGGPQRFGHLEGVRVRSRPGGVEIMPYALTRASYAAPTQPGSPFQDGSRYQARIGADLRMLLGSSLTLSATLNPDFGEVEQDPAVVNLSAFESYFEEKRPFFVEGSGILFFGGFECYSCSNAAGMNLFYSRRIGRAPQGEVPERYVYRDVPRDTRLLGAAKLTGRTAAGWQIGFLDAVTRREVARVEDPDVGPATRVPVEPLGNYLVGRVRRTTRGGLATWGVMGTSVVRRFEAGDSALREALPGHAEAVGADWSVATRDQTYRLIGTFVLSSVAGDSLAVARLQRSSARYFQRPDREGGGNAVFSNRYDTSAGRLRGYGGYLRASRDQGPWRWDAMVNFRSPGFEVNDLAFLQRADYVWMNANVMRLWTTPGAWYRSLTWIAGAQQQFNYDGDRTDLQFHQSFAGQLPNYWTASLYARYRPAVYDDRMTRGGAVVRRASSWYVGPRLGTDGRRAVVASVSPSYQDFGDGSTITTLNASVRVKPAANVQLSAGPAYTRLHDRGQYVQAFVDPSATAFFGRRAVFGDMLQTTVSMVTRVSWTFTPQLTLELFAEPFVSSGRFGRFQEYVRPRSGERAEFDSLQLRVAARDESGRPSRYRLDPDRNAATPDFEFDNPDFDVRSLRGNAVIRWEFRPGSTLFVVWQQERSSSALRSDPGLDRELGEIFRERPDNVIVIKASYWIGR